A window of the Henckelia pumila isolate YLH828 chromosome 3, ASM3356847v2, whole genome shotgun sequence genome harbors these coding sequences:
- the LOC140893033 gene encoding uncharacterized protein At5g65660-like: MAASYPLNPGSGSGPSIGFPLGTALVLLVIFSLSGIFSCCYHWDKLRRSFSISHGAAVDPHDAGPSKPTPSPSMDVNDQSMPVIMAGDNIPKFIALPCPCINKPSPVGNIGFQPPGIAVPLF, from the exons atggcAGCTAGTTATCCGCTTAAtccgggttcgggttcggggcCTTCGATAGGGTTTCCACTGGGCACAGCCCTTGTTTTGCTCGTGATATTCAGCCTAAGCGGAATATTCTCCTGCTGCTACCACTGGGATAAGCTCCGCCGCTCCTTTTCAATATCCCACGGCGCCGCCGTCGATCCTCATGATGCTGGCCCCTCCAAGCCTACGCCTTCTCCCTCCATG GATGTGAATGATCAGAGCATGCCCGTAATAATGGCAGGAGATAATATTCCAAAGTTCATAGCATTGCCATGTCCGTGTATTAATAAGCCTTCGCCAGTCGGGAATATCGGCTTCCAGCCTCCGGGGATCGCTGTCcctttgttttga